AGCAATATGGCGAAAACCTTTTAAATGGCAAAAATCAAATACATACATGAtccacattttaaaaaaatgggcTAAAATTTTACAATTGGTACCATTTCAAAATATGGTATAACGTATCAAATTGGGCCAAAATGTCTCAAATGGGCTACACACCTTCACGCGGtccaaaaataccaaaaaatggGCCAAAACTTTTCAATTGGGCTAAAGTTGTTGACACGGGCCAAGTACCCAAAGTGGGTTAACAACATTAGTCGGGGCGCTGAGTCCCATCCATGACTCGGTCAGTGTATAGCCGTCGACGGAGGCTAATGGGGCCGCCGCTGCCAGtactcacacacacacagagagacaGAGCGGAATTGCTCTTGCTGCTCTTAGATCAATATCTTCCCAATCTCCGTCGTCGGCCATGCCGGATTTACCCGAATCAATATTAGAAACAAGGGATGGTTGTCTTTTGCGAGTTGTAATTTTCCAAAAGGTatcaactaaatagagtgtgaTTATCTAATTGCTTTGCTGAAATATACCAGacttttttttctaaagttCTTGGTTCTTTATCTTGGGGGAAACGAGTCCGGCATTCTGAAATATATTAGACTTTGTTCTTGTTCTAGCTGGAAACTTGATTATTCTTGTGGGTTTTACAGCAAACCTATAAGAATAATTGCAAGGGTTgactgaaaaaaataaaataaaaagagctaCAGATGATGATGAGGCATATATGCATTGGATTGCTCTTTCCATTTCTTAGACAGACAAAAGGATAAAGAATCAAAGACTTTGGAGCCTTCACTACTCGTAGTCTCATCTCTGTCTCCAGCTAATATTGCATATGAGAATGTAAATTCATCTTTTTGTATGTATTATAAGTAATCTATGATACTGTTATTGTTTACCTTCGCAAGAttgtattttcatatttgtCATTTCATTAAGAAAATGAACAGCCAAAAATCCTCTCCGGCTACAATGTAAgagaaatatagaataatatgaACCATGCATGTGGGAATTcgcatttaaaaaaattaattttgtaaaccaaaaaaaaaaagaatatatagtTTGGAGCTATAAACATATTAGCTGGAAGCTCTTTGTTTGTTGAGAAAATGGCAAGAAGATTGTCAATCGGCGATATCAGTATTTGCCTTCTTGCAATCATAGTGATCAACACATTAGTATAcaacacaaaagcaaaacatggACGATATGAGTTCTTCAAGATCGGTGTCAAATGGCCACCATCATATTGTAATACTGGCCAGAGTTCTTGTCAAGGACCAATTGTAATCAATTTCACAATCCATGGTCTCTTTACCATGTATTTTCCTAATATTCTGGTTCCTCCCTATGATGAAGATAGGGGATGCACTGATATCCCACCCATGGATGAAGATGATATTGATGTAAggacatacatatacatatacatacatatatatatatatatatatatatatatatatatgatttttagATTTTTCTCTAGCTATCCTTCTGTGCATCTTCAACTCTAATGGTCGATATCTAACGTCCAGTTATCTTTATGTTCTTTTCCATGAACACAGCTCTATTACCTACGATCGATACTAGATGAAATGAATATGTATTGGGTCGATGTTTTGTACAACAATTGGGTGCAAAAGAATCTAGAACTATGGCGAAAACAATTTAAGAGACATGGCAAGTGTTTTGACTATCCTGATCATCCTTTATATTATTTCAACATTGCCTTAGATTTTGTGAGGATTGTCAATCTTCTTCGGATACTCGGTGAtggtaagtatatatatacatatacaaactgATAATAATATGAAGATGGAGGTTTTGCTTTCTAATTAACAGAAATATCGACTATGGATatccttgaatttttttcttagtCTTCTCTTAAACTACTCAATCATAGGCATTCTTAATCTTTACATGTATTTTCTCACATTAAACAGCAAGTATTTTTCCCCGCAATACAGAAGGATATCTTGCATCCTACATCGCTAATAATATTAGTTATGTTGGGGGAAAAAGAGCTCAAATTCGCTGCACCGAGGACGCCAATGGAGCCTTGCAGTTCTATGAGGTCCAAATATGTTTCAAGCCGAATGGTGTTACTATAAATTGCGAATTTGGTTATAATAACTGTAACGAGGATGATATGATAAACTTTCCTCTTCCTTAGTCAAACGTGTATTTAGATTGTAATAAATTTCCGGTACTTCCGTAGACAGCCCTATATTTTGTAAGTCATTAAATAGTCTCTCCATATATCATATGGGATAAGATCTGCGTACTTCTTGTGTATCCTTGACTCCACCCACTGTGAGAGCCACATGTCTtgtttggggaaaaaaataaattggttGTGATACCTTAATCTAAATACCAATAAGAAGGaagtgtttttgtttgtttacttAAAACAAAGGGATTCGAGTAATCCTAAAATATTCATTACTTATTTGGTCATTCTACATTATGGGTCAATTTGAATTGATTAGTTAATAGAGTCATTCTGTTCAATCAAATCCTAAGCTTGCCACCAGAAGGGCCTTCTATAGTCAGTCtccttttgtcttttattttgcatgtaccTTCAGTGCAAATTCTTTGGAAGGCCTTTAATGTTTGGGCCTATGATATGATTGAACTTGCTGGGCTAATTATGTTTGAAAGATTTAcaaaaatgaatttatttatttcaaaaatcaCTACCAACCCTACTCCAAAATCAATACATGCCTAACTACATGCAGAAAGGGGTTTTAACAAGAGTGAACGGTTACAACTCAACAACTAGAATTTAAGAgttgaaaaacaaaatgaataacgAGTACTAGCCAACTGGGGATATAATTTCACAGGAATTTTTCAAAGCAAAACATGGGCTAAATTATGCAATATGGCCAAAACCTTTTAAATGGTGAAAATCAAATCCATGATCCACATTTCAAAAATGGACTACAATCTTACCAATTGGCACTATTTCAAATTCAGCCTAGTTCAATTAATGGGTCAAGATCAAAATATGGTATATATATTAAGTATTTTGTGTAGTCTCAGTATCTCTATATATAGTTACAAGCTTGCTGTTTGCAAGGATATACATAGTAAATACAGACTTATCAAATGCTAACTCTCCTTATCCTTATCACTTGTTGCTTCTGTTGGTTGAGTGTGATGATCATCTTTATCTCTGGTTCTGTTAGCTACACCCCTACGCGCGCTTCAAAAAATACCCAAAGTGACCCAAAAAACTTTTCAAATGGGCAAAAGTTGACCCAAAGTGGGTCAACACCAAATGTTATGTTTTGCGGAAACAAAAACCATATAATTGTGATATAAATAAAATTCGGCCCTTAAATCATTGATAGATAATTGCAAGGGttggctgaaaaaaaaaaaacaagaagagctAGGGATGATAACGAGGTATATATGCATTGGATTGTTCTTTCCATCTCTTAGACAGAcaaagagaaaaagaatcaaAAGAGTTCACGACTTTGGAGCCTTCACTACTCATAATCTCATCTCTTCTATCTCCAGCTAATATTGCATAAGAGTAATCTATGATACTGTTATTGTTTACCTTCGCAAAttgtattttcatatttgtCATTTCATCAAGAAAGTCAACAGAACAAAGATCCTCTCCggctacaatatatatatatatataagcgaaatatagaataatatgaACCATATCCATGTGGGAATTAGCatttaaaaaaactaattttctaaacaaaaaaaaaaagaatatatagtTTGGAGCTATGAACGAATTAGCTGGGAGCTAGCACTTTGTTTGGTGAGAAATGGCAAGAAGATTTTCAGTCGGCGATATCAATATTTGCTTTCTTGCAATCATAGTCGTCTCATTTGTATTCGACGCAAAAGCACTAGCTAGACGATATGAGTTCTTCAAGATCGCCATGAAATGGCCACCATCATAATGTAATACTGGTCAGAATTCTTGTCAAGAACCAATGGTAGTAAATTTCACAATCCATGGTCTCTTTCCAATGTATTATCTTAATACTATTGTTCCTCCCTATGATGAAGATCATGGATGCACTGATATCCAACCCATGGATGAAAATGATATTGATGTaagtacatatacatacatacgtaCATCTCTTTTAGATTTCTCTATTTCCTTTTATATATGCATCTTCTTCAACTCTATAGCTAACGGTTATCTTTTATATGTTCTTATATATCCCTGTAAACAGCTCAATTACCTAGAATCTAAATCGATACTAGATGAACTGAATATGTATTGGATCGATGTTGTGTTCAACAATTGGGTGGAAAAGAATCTACGACAATGGCGAAAACAATTTAAGAAACACGGCAAGTGTTTTGACTATCCTGATCATCCTTCATATTTTTTCAACATGGCCTTAGCTTTTGTGAGGAGGGTCAATCTTCTTCTGATACTCGATTATGGTAagtactgtatatatatatatatgtatgtatatgaagTGATAACAATATGAAGATGAAATTTTTGCATTCTTACAGAAATATCGACTATGGATatccttgaatttttttcttagtCTTCTCTTAAACTACTCAATCATACATGGTTTATctgtgttgtttttttgttttacctTAAAATAACAATGCATCCATAATCGATTAAGGTGAAAGAATTTGATTAGTGAGTGGCATTAATCTTAATCTTTACATGTACGTATTTTTCTCACATGAAACAGCAAGCATTACTCCTAGCAATATAGAATCATATCTTGCGTCCCACATCAGAAATAATATTAGTAATGCTGGGGGAAAGGGAGTTCAAATTCGCTGCAATGAGGACGCCAATGGAGTCTTGCAACTCTCTGAGGTCCAAGTATGCTTCCAGCCGAATGGTGTTGCTATAGATTGCGCATATGGTTATAATAACTGCAACGAGGATGATATGATAAACTTCCCTCTTCCTTAGCCAAGTGTGTGTATTTAGTTTGTAATGAATCACCGCTACTTTCGTAGAATATCTTATATTTTGTACGTTATGAAACATCATCTCCATATATTATATGGGAATAACTAAGATCTACATACTTCTTGTTTTTCCTTGACTCCGTCCACTGTGAGAGTGACAtgttgtttggaaaaaaaaaattgattgtggTACCTTAATCTAAATACAAGTAAGAAGGTGTTTTAGTTTGTTTACTTAAAACAAAGGGAATTATGGGTCAATTTGAATCGATTAGTTAATAGAGTCATTGTGTTCATTCAAATCCTAAGCTATTACTACCAGAAGGGTCTTCAATACTTCgtctcccttttcttttaatttgcaGGTACCTCATGCAAATTCTTTGGAAGGCCTTTAATGCTTGGGCCCTATGATTGAACTTAATGGGCTATTCTAAACCATCATGACGTCTCATGATGGTGTGTACCTAACCAACCATTGACAAATAGCTCAATCACTAAATCCagttattataaataaaaaccAACAACACATGTGATATCGGTCCAACAAACCAATCCgacaaccaatcaatccaaCAACAATAATGATGtttgaattttaattaaattttcatGTATCCAAAATgttcatattaaataaaatgcaCTGTCCTACAAAAAATTTAATCAACCAAGACATCTTTATttgatttaaataattttttaaataatttttatttcaagtacataaaaatattttaataatgttTGTAAACTTTGAAAGATTTACaaaatgaatttatttatttcgaAAATCACTACCGACCCAATTCCAAAATCAATGCATGCCTAACTACATGCACAAAGGAGTTTTAGCAAGAGTGAACGGTTACGACTTACGACTCAACACATAGAATTTAAGAatcgaaaaacaaaataaataacgaGTACTAGCCAAATAGAGAGATAATTTCacagaaatttcaaaatatggTCTCACTTATCAACTCTAATGGTCGATATCTAACGTCCAGTTatctttgtgttcttttccATGAACACAGCTCTATTACCTACGATCGATACTAGATGAAATGAATATGTATTGGGTCGATGTTTTGTACAACAATTGGGTGCAAAAGAATCTAGAACTATGGCGAAAACAATTTAAGAGACATGGCAAGTGTTTTGACTATCCTGATCATCCTTTATATTATTTCAACACTGCCTTAGATTTTGTGAGGAGGGTCAATCTTCTTCGGATACTTGGTGAtggtaagtatatatatacatatacaaactgATAATAATATGAAGATGAAGGTTTTGCTTTCTAATTAACAGAAATATCGACTATGGATatccttgaatttttttcttagtCTTCTCTTAAACTACTCAATCATAGGCATTCTTTATCTTTACATGTATTTTCTCACATTAAACAGCAAGTATTTTTCCCCGCAATACAGAAGGATATCTTGCATCCTACATCGCTAATAATATTAGTTATGTTGGGGGAAAAAGAGCTCAAATTCGCTGCAACGAGGACGCCAATGGAGCCTTGCAGCTCTATGAGGTCCAAATATGTTTCAAGCCGAATGGTGTTACTATAAATTGCGAATTTGGTTATAATAACTGTAACGAGGATGATATGATAAACTTCCCTCTTCCTTAGTCAAACGTGTATTTAGATTGTAATAAATTTCCGGTACTTCCGTAGACAGCCCTATATTTTGTAAGTCATTAAATAGTCTCTCCATATATCATATGGGATAAGATCTGCGTACTTCTTGTGTATCCTTGACTCCACCCACTGTGAGAGCCACATGTCTtgtttggggaaaaaaataaattggttGTGATACCTTAATCTAAATACCAATAAGAAGGaagtgtttttgtttgtttacttAAAACAAAGGGATTCGAGTAATCCTAAAATATTCATTACTTATTTGGTCATTCTACATTATGGGTCAATTTGAATTGATTAGTTAATAGAGTCATTCTGTTCATTCAAATCCTAAGCTTGCCACCAGAAGGGCCTTCTATAGTCAGTCtccttttgtcttttattttgcatgtaccTCAGTGCAAATTCTTTGGAAGGCCTTTAATGTTTGGGCCCTATGATATGATTGAACTTGCTGGGCTAATTATGTTTGAAAGATTTAcaaaaatgaatttatttatttcaaaaatcaCTACCAACCCTACTCCAAAATCAATACATGCCTAACTACATGCAGAAAGGGGTTTTAACAAGAGTGAACGGTTACAACTCAACAACTAGAATTTAAGAgttgaaaaacaaaatgaataacgAGTACTAGCCAAATGGGGATATAATTTCACAGGAATTTTTCAAAGCAAAACATGGGCTAAATTATGCAATATGGCTAAAACCTTTTAAATGGTGAAAATCAAATCCATGATCCACATTTCAAAAATGGACTACAATCTTACCAATTGGCACTATTTCAAATTCAGCCTAGTTCAATTAATGGGTCAAGATCAAAATATGGTGTAACTTATTAAATTGGGCCAAAATATATCAAATGGGCTACTAAAATAACAAGTGTACAAAGAAGTGAATATGATCACGAAGGAATAAATTGTGTATATATTAAGTATTTCGTGTAGTCTCAGTATCTCTATATATAGTTACAAGCTTGCTGTTTGCAAGGATATACATAGTAAATACAGACTTATCAAATGCTAACTCTCCTTATCCTTATCACTTGCTGCTTCTGTTGGTTGAGTGTGATGATCATCTTTATCTCTGGTTCTGTTAGCTACACCCCTATGCGCGCGTCAAAAAATACCCAAAGTGCCCAAAAAACTTTTCAATTGGGCAAAAGTTGACCCAAAGTGGGTCAACACCAAATGTTATGTTTTGCGGAAACAAAAACCATATAATTGTGATATAAATAAAATTCGGCCCTTAAATCATTGATCGATAATTGCAAGGGttggctgaaaaaaaaaaaacaagaagagctAGGGATGATAACGAGGTATATATGCATTGGATTGTTCTTTCCATCTCTTAGACAGAcaaagagaaaaagaatcaaAAGAGTTCACGACTTTGGAGCCTTCACTACTCATAATCTCATCTCTTCTATCTCCAGCTAATATTGCATAAGAGTAATCTATGATACTGTTATTGTTTACCTTCGCAAAttgtattttcatatttgtCATTTCATCAAGAAAGTCAACAGAACAAAGATCCTCTCCggctacaatatatatatatatataagcgaaatatagaataatatgaACCATATCCATGTGGGAAttaacatttaaaaaaattaattttctaaacaaaaaaaaaaagaatatatagtTTGGAGCTATGAACGAATTAGCTGGGAGCTAGCACTTTGTTTGGTGAGAAATGGCAAGAAGATTTTCAGTCGGCGATATCAATATTTGCTTTCTTGCAATCATAGTCGTCTCATTTGTATTCGACGCAAAAGCACTAGCTAGACGATATGACTTCTTCAAGATCGCCATGAAATGGCCACCATCATATTGTAATACTGGTCAGAATTCTTGTCAAGAACCAATAGTAGTAAATTTCACAATCCATGGTCTCTTTCCAATGTATTATCTTAATACTATTGTTCCTCCCTATGATGAAGATCATGGATGCACTTATATCCAACCCATGGATGAAGATGATATTgatgtaagtatatatatatatatatatctcttctCTATTTCCTTTTATATATGCATCTTCAACTCTATAGCTAACAGTTATGTTTTATGTTCTTATCCCTGTAAACAGCTCGATTACCTAGAATCTGAATCGATACTAGATGAACTGAATATGTATTGGATGGATGTTTTGTTCGACAATTGGGTGGAAATGAATCTACAACAATGGCGAAAACAATATAAGAAACACGGCAAGTGTTTTGACTATGCTGATCATCCTTCATATTTTTTCAACATGGCCTTAGCTTTTGTGAGGAGGGTCAATCTTCTTCTGATACTCGATTAtggtaagtatatatatatatatatatatatatatatgtatatgaagaTGAAATTTTTGCAGAAATATCGACTATGGATatccttgaatttttttcttagtCTTCTCTTAAACTACTCAATCATACATGGTTTATctgtgttgtttttttgttttacctTAAAATAACAATGCATCCATAATCGATTAAGGTGAAAGAATTTGATTAGTGAGTGGCATTAATCTTAATCTTTATATGTACGTATTTTCTCACATGAAACAGCAAGCATTACTCCTAGCAATATAGAAGCATATCTTGCATCCCACATAAGAAATAATATTAGTAATGCTGGGGGAAGTAGAGTTCAAATTCGCTGCAATGAGGACGCCAATGGAGTCTTGCAACTCTTTGAGGTCCAAGTATGCTTCAAGCCGAGTGGTGTTGCTATGGATTGCACATATGGTTATAATAACTGCAACGAGTATGATATGATAAACTTCCCTCTTCCTTAGCCAAGTGTGCGTATTTAGTTTGTAAAGAATCACCGCTACTTTCGTAGAATATCCTATATTTTATAAGTTATGAAACATCATCTCCATATATTATATGAGAATAATTAAGATCCGCGCACTTCTTGTTTTTCCTTGACTCTGTCCACTGTGAGAGCCACAcattgtttggaaaaaaaaatgaattggtTGTGATTCCTTAATCTAAATAGCAGTAAGAAGGAGGTGTTTTAGTTTGTTTACTTAAAACAAAGGGAATTATGGGTCAATTTGAATTGATTAGTTAATAGAGTCATTGTGTTCATTCAAATCCTAAGCTTGCTACCAGAAGGGTCTCAGAAGGGACTTCAATACCCCgtctcctctttcttttctttttttaatttgcagGTACCTCATGCAAATTCTTTGGAAGGCCTTTGGTGCTTGGGCCCTATGATTGAACTTAATGAGCTATTCTAAACCGTCATGACGTCTCATGATGGTGTATACTTAGTCAACCATTGAAAAATAGCTCAATCACTAATCcagttattataaacaaaaACCAACAACACATGAGATATCGGTCCAACAAATCAATCCAACAATAATGATGtttgaattttaattaaattttcatGTATCCAAAATgttcatattaaataaaatgcaGGGTTCTACAAATAATTTAATCAACCAAGACATGTTTATTtcatttaaataatttttatttcaatcaatacataaaaatattttaatgatgtTTGTACACTTTGAAAGATTTACaaaatgaatttatttatttcgaAAATCACTACCGACCCGATTCCAAAATCAATGCATACCTAACTACATGCAGAGTTTTAGCAAGAGTGAACGATTACGACTCAGCAAATAGAATTTAAGAatcgaaaaacaaaataaataacgaGTAGTAGCCAAATAGAGATATAATTTCacagaaatttcaaaatatggTCTCACTTATCAAATTGGGCCTAAACATCTCAAAATGGGCCGGACACTTTTCAATTGGGCAAAAGTTTTTCTCACGGGTCAAGTACCCAAAGTGGGTCAACACCATCAATCGGGGCACTGAGTTCCATCCATTACTCGGTCACTGTCTAGCCACTGATGGTGGCTAATGGGGCCTCTGCTTCCATGGGTAGACTCGCCTCAGGATTCCGGTCACCAGGGTGGTGACTTGAGGTCCCGACGTTACACCCATGCGTCAGGGTCAACATATTTAACATAGTATACTCATGCGGTCCTTAAATTGTTGATTGATAATTACGAGGGTTGGCAGAAAAAACCAAAAGAGTTATTGAGAtgagtattttttttagaagGCAAAGCCGTGTGGATCGGATTTATCCACAGGAACcgaataatattgttgatttaTATCGGTTGACagaaaaaaaccaaaagagCTAGGGAACATTGTTGGTGTATCTGAGTCTCTGGTAGTCCTCGACGAATTCTAAAAAAATGGcctttaaatataatttttttccaaatatcaaTGTTACTTAAATGAGTGTGGGCTACTATAACACTAAGGCTCCATTTGGAACTCCGTATAAGATATTATAATTTTcctatccaatgtataatttaatccttgtataagttgatgtataatttaatcttatCCGGTGTTTGGAAATAATCTGATATTAGGCTAAGATTTGTGGTAATATGTCTGGATTACTcccaattaaagtgagagtaagggtattttttgtcatttgacatgtcatttcttatactaagcgctccgtataaaataaaaatgagttggaggtgttttaatattatacggcagacatcgtataagaaccacttttgtataaagttatactatcccgagtattttaaaaattatccaAACAGCCGATAAattcattaaaggataattttatattgTACGGAATCTTATCCGCTCATCCAAATGGAGcctaataatttttcaaaaatatgagtCTTTGGGGATTCAAGAGTCCTAGGCAGCCGCCCGCCCCCAGGAACGCTCCTAGGGACCATGACAAGAAATGCATTGGATTGGTCTCCTTCGATCTtttcgaaaggaaaaaaagcatCAAGGAGtttccaaaaactaaaaaataaagtgGTTGTCTTTGGAGTCTTCACCACTCATCTCTGTCTCCAGTTAATATTGCATATGAGAATGTAAATTCATCTTTTTGTATGTATTTGTAATCTATGATACTGTTATTGTTTACTCTTCTAGGATTGTAATTTCATATTTGTCATTTCATTAGAAAATATTCTAtccagaaatatatatatatacatatacatatgtatctGTATAACACATGCATTCAACATTTCAGCTGAGATCGAGTTCTTTGGTTGTTGAGAAAATGGCAAGAAGATTGTCAATCGGCGATATCAGTATTTGCCTTCTTGCAATCATAGTGATCAACACATTAGTATACGATACAGAAGCACAACATAGACATAGACGATATGAGTTCTTCAAGATCGGTGTCAAATGACCACCATCATATTGTAATACTGGCCAGAGTTATTGTCGACGACCAACTGTAGTAAATTTCACAATCCATGGTCTCTTTACAATGTATTTGCCTAATACTATTGCTCCTCCCTATGATGAAGATAGTGGATGCACTGATATCACACCCATGAATGAAGATGATATTGATGTAAGTACAtacatctacatatatatatataatgaggaGAATAAGGAGAGTAACAAGCCCAACATCAAGAATCATATCAAGCCCAACATCAAGAATCATATCAAAGCCCAAGCCAAAGCAGATACAACTCTGTAGAGACACATGTCTTTGGATTCCTTTAGTTTACACTCCAACGGATATGTTTGTGTCAGGAATCTCTGTCACCTCTGTCCTACCTATGTCTTTACTTTAGTTTACACATGTCCTACCCATGTCTCTGTCTTAGCTAGTCTGTCCATATAGCCGTTGCAACATCATGTATATATCAACTGTATCTCCTCTCCTTTGATTAAGTAAAATCATATGCTCAAAgctctttatggtatcggagccgtaGCACTCTAacgagtcaaaaaaaaaaaaaaaaaaaaaatttctccaaACCCAGCCATGGCTGCTCCTCCTTCCCAGTCTACTGCTATCGTGATTCCGATCTCTGGCAAGTCCTCTACAGTCACTGTCCAGGCCATCTCTGCTATACCTCTCAAACTTACATCAACAAATTTCATCTCCTGGAGGTTACAGATTCTCTCTTTGCTTCGTGCATACAACTTGGTTGGCTACGTTGATGGCACACTTCCCTGTCCAGCAGAACCTTCTTCTACCAATACTGATGATGCTCTTGCTACCTCTTACCATTTATGGAAGAGTCAAGATCAATTTATATTGTTGGCCATCGTGGCTTCTATTGATGGTGCAGTTCTACCGCTTATTGGCGATGTTAAATCCAGTGCTACTGCTTGGACCAAGGTTCATTCTCTGTATGCGAATTCCTCCAGATCCAGAGTGCTCCAGCTCAAGTCTCAACTCACTCACTGTCGAAAAGGAGGCAAAACAATGTCCGAGTATATGCAAAGTGTGAAACATTTGTCTGATGAACTTGCTTTA
This genomic stretch from Tripterygium wilfordii isolate XIE 37 chromosome 22, ASM1340144v1, whole genome shotgun sequence harbors:
- the LOC119991366 gene encoding ribonuclease S-F11-like codes for the protein MARRLSIGDISICLLAIIVINTLVYNTKAKHGRYEFFKIGVKWPPSYCNTGQSSCQGPIVINFTIHGLFTMYFPNILVPPYDEDRGCTDIPPMDEDDIDLYYLRSILDEMNMYWVDVLYNNWVQKNLELWRKQFKRHGKCFDYPDHPLYYFNIALDFVRIVNLLRILGDASIFPRNTEGYLASYIANNISYVGGKRAQIRCTEDANGALQFYEVQICFKPNGVTINCEFGYNNCNEDDMINFPLP
- the LOC119991369 gene encoding ribonuclease 1-like; this translates as MARRFSVGDINICFLAIIVVSFVFDAKALARRYDFFKIAMKWPPSYCNTGQNSCQEPIVVNFTIHGLFPMYYLNTIVPPYDEDHGCTYIQPMDEDDIDLDYLESESILDELNMYWMDVLFDNWVEMNLQQWRKQYKKHGKCFDYADHPSYFFNMALAFVRRVNLLLILDYASITPSNIEAYLASHIRNNISNAGGSRVQIRCNEDANGVLQLFEVQVPHANSLEGLWCLGPMIELNELF
- the LOC119991367 gene encoding ribonuclease S-2-like, whose product is MVVNFTIHGLFPMYYLNTIVPPYDEDHGCTDIQPMDENDIDLNYLESKSILDELNMYWIDVVFNNWVEKNLRQWRKQFKKHGKCFDYPDHPSYFFNMALAFVRRVNLLLILDYASITPSNIESYLASHIRNNISNAGGKGVQIRCNEDANGVLQLSEVQVCFQPNGVAIDCAYGYNNCNEDDMINFPLP
- the LOC119991368 gene encoding intracellular ribonuclease LX-like, yielding MNMYWVDVLYNNWVQKNLELWRKQFKRHGKCFDYPDHPLYYFNTALDFVRRVNLLRILGDASIFPRNTEGYLASYIANNISYVGGKRAQIRCNEDANGALQLYEVQICFKPNGVTINCEFGYNNCNEDDMINFPLP